From the Synechococcus sp. KORDI-49 genome, the window CCTCAAGTTCCAGGGCATCAGCCGCTATCAACTGCCGGAGCAACAGCCGGCGGCACCTCTGGCCAATGCCTTCATGGCCGGCGGCTTCCTGTTCGGTCCAGGCTGCATCGTGCCGGAGGTGCCTTACGACCCCAGCCTGTACTTCTACGGCGAAGAGGTGTCCATGTCGGCACGGCTCTGGACCCATGGCTTCAACCTGTACAGCCCTCACCGGCTGCTGCTCTTTCACCTCTACAAATCCAGCAGCAACGGAAACGACGCATCAGCGACGCACTGGTCTGACCACAGCGACTGGTTTCTGCTGAACCGGCGCTCCCTGGTGCGGGTGCATACCTTGCTCGGAACGCTTGAGACCGTTCCACAGGATCGCCTGAGACCGACTCCTGACGACGTCAACGATCTTGATCGCTACGGGCTTGGAGACAAGAGAAGCCTGGACGACTATCAACGCTGGGCCGGCGTGGATTTCGCCGGCCGGACCATCAGCGAGCGCGCATCAGAGGGTCGCTTCAGTCGGTGACAACGCCCTCGATCCTGTCCTCCACTTCCTGGTAAAGCTCCTGGAGCTGCTCGATGTTCTCGTCTGAAGTCTCCCAGTAGCCACGACCGTTCACCTCCAGAAGCGTTCCCACGATCCGGCGGAAGCTGTTGGGATTGAGCTCCATCAGACGCTTGCGCATCTCGGGATCGTTGATGAAGGTCTCGTTGGCCTCCTCGTAGACGAAGTTGTCAACAGCACCGCTGGTGGCACTCCAGCCGAGGGTGAAATTGAGACGCTTGGCCACCTCGCGCACCCCCTCATAGCCGGAATCGAGCATGCCCTCGTACCACTTCGGATTGAGCAGTTTGGTGCGGGAGTCGAGGCGGATCGTTTCGCTCAGGGAGCGCACCTGAGCATTGGCTGTCGTGGTGTCGGCGATGTAACTGGTGGGCTCCTTGCCGTCGTCTCGCAGCCCCTTGATCAGCTTGGTGGGATCGGAATCGAAGTAATGGCTCACGTCGGTGAGCGAAATCTCCGCTGAATCCAGGTTCTGGAACGTGACATCGGCGGTCTTCATCACACTCTCGAACACCTGCCGCTTCTGATTCATC encodes:
- a CDS encoding GlcNAc-transferase family protein, whose translation is MTDPSPSIFVQIAAYRDPDLPATLHNLIERAAQPERLRFGICLQLADSDPAAWNATAFPQDCSLALIPFRAEDSRGACWARHQAQQLYGGEDFLLQIDSHMRAVQNWDDDLVKTWEACLDPKAVLSVYPNGFQLPCSLQLNTLPVMAAHRFDDFGILKFQGISRYQLPEQQPAAPLANAFMAGGFLFGPGCIVPEVPYDPSLYFYGEEVSMSARLWTHGFNLYSPHRLLLFHLYKSSSNGNDASATHWSDHSDWFLLNRRSLVRVHTLLGTLETVPQDRLRPTPDDVNDLDRYGLGDKRSLDDYQRWAGVDFAGRTISERASEGRFSR